The Meles meles chromosome 6, mMelMel3.1 paternal haplotype, whole genome shotgun sequence genome has a window encoding:
- the GJD2 gene encoding gap junction delta-2 protein gives MGEWTILERLLEAAVQQHSTMIGRILLTVVVIFRILIVAIVGETVYDDEQTMFVCNTLQPGCNQACYDRAFPISHIRYWVFQIIMVCTPSLCFITYSVHQSAKQRERRYSTVFLALDREPPESMVGPGGTGTGASGGGKREDKKLQNAIVNGVLQNTENTSKETEPDCLEVKELTPHPSGLRTAARSKLRRQEGISRFYIIQVVFRNALEIGFLVGQYFLYGFSVPGLYECDRYPCIKEVECYVSRPTEKTVFLVFMFAVSGICVVLNLAELNHLGWRKIKLAVRGAQAKRKSVYEIRNKDLPRVSVPNFGRTQSSDSAYV, from the exons ATGGGGGAATGGACCATCTTGGAGAGGCTGCTGGAAGCCGCGGTGCAGCAGCACTCCACTATGATCGGGAG gATCCTGTTGACTGTGGTGGTGATCTTCCGGATCCTCATTGTGGCCATTGTGGGGGAGACGGTGTACGATGATGAGCAGACCATGTTTGTGTGCAACACCCTGCAGCCTGGCTGTAACCAGGCCTGCTATGACCGCGCCTTCCCTATCTCCCACATTCGTTACTGGGTCTTCCAGATCATAATGGTTTGTACCCCCAGTCTCTGCTTCATCACCTACTCTGTGCACCAGTCCGCTAAGCAGCGAGAACGCCGCTACTCTACTGTCTTCCTGGCCCTGGACAGGGAACCCCCTGAGTCCATGGTGGGTCCTGGAGGAACTGGGACTGGAGCCAGTGGTGGTGGCAAACGAGAAGATAAGAAGTTGCAAAATGCCATTGTCAATGGGGTGCTGCAGAACACCGAGAACACCAGCAAGGAGACGGAGCCAGACTGTTTAGAGGTTAAGGAACTGACCCCACACCCATCAGGGCTGCGCACCGCAGCGCGATCCAAGCTCCGAAGGCAGGAAGGCATCTCCCGCTTCTACATTATCCAGGTGGTGTTCAGAAATGCCCTGGAGATTGGGTTTCTGGTGGGCCAATACTTTCTCTATGGCTTCAGTGTCCCAGGGTTGTATGAGTGTGACCGCTACCCCTGCATTAAGGAAGTGGAATGTTACGTGTCCCGGCCTACCGAGAAGACGGTCTTTCTAGTGTTCATGTTTGCCGTGAGTGGCATCTGTGTTGTGCTCAACCTGGCTGAACTCAACCACCTGGGATGGCGCAAGATCAAGCTGGCTGTGCGAGGGGCCCAGGCCAAGAGGAAGTCAGTCTATGAGATCCGCAACAAGGACCTGCCCCGGGTCAGTGTCCCCAATTTTGGCAGGACTCAGTCCAGCGACTCTGCCTATGTGTAA